The Diadema setosum chromosome 1, eeDiaSeto1, whole genome shotgun sequence genome has a window encoding:
- the LOC140234789 gene encoding THAP domain-containing protein 1-like, with protein sequence MPYCAALNCTNRASKRCGKTFHRFPKTNHALREQWTINMRRNDWTPKPYATLCSDHFEEKYFDRTGQTTRLRENAVPTLFNFAYNPFKSFRLQKVAKPEVRPEDKEVICSQPVTQCRPCFPQKDAKPEVQPEHKGKEDSHTSTIDEHLALSADQACDTPASSDCSTAVRPVPEGIDGFVLIAPKTPSEQPTCNSQRDHTYSISESAPSVKRQLNKMHDHMSDMKKRLKKTQSRARRLKKQVDFLQDILKTLREKNMLSASGLEMLEKTCHVHRKITRRLTKSKEKDATLRKECPPARRAFAPTLNL encoded by the exons ATTTCCCAAAACAAATCATGCTCTTCGTGAACAATGGACTATAAATATGAGAAGAAACGACTGGACACCAAAGCCTTACGCTACGTTGTGTTCGGACCACTTCGAAGAGAAATACTTTGATCGCACAGGACAGACAACAAGGCTGCGGGAAAATGCTGTACCAACATTATTCAACTTTGCATATAATCCCTTTAAG TCTTTCAGACTGCAAAAGGTTGCCAAACCAGAAGTACGTCCCGAAGACAAAGAAGTTATCTGTTCACAGCCTGTGACACAATGCAGGCCCTGTTTTCCTCAAAAGGATGCCAAACCAGAAGTACAACCTGAACACAAAGGAAAAGAAGACTCCCATACCTCAACAATTGATGAGCATTTAGCTCTATCAGCAGACCAAGCATGTGACACACCTGCATCCAGTGATTGTTCAACAGCCGTCAGACCTGTTCCAGAAGGCATTGATGGATTTGTGTTAATTGCCCCCAAAACTCCATCTGAGCAGCCTACATGTAACTCTCAACGTGATCATACATACAGCATTAGTGAAAGTGCACCGAGTGTCAAGCGTCAACTGAATAAGATGCATGACCACATGTCGGACATGAAGAAGCGCCTTAAGAAAACTCAGAGCAGAGCACGCAGACTGAAAAAACAGGTAGATTTTCTGCAGGACATTTTGAAGACACTGAGAGAAAAGAATATGCTTTCAGCGAGTGGTCTTGAAATGCTTGAGAAAACCTGCCATGTACACAGAAAAATAACAAGGAGACTGACCAAATCGAAAGAGAAAGACGCTACCTTGAGAAAAGAGTGTCCACCAGCTCGGCGTGCCTTTGCGCCGACGTTGAACTTATAA